The following nucleotide sequence is from Staphylococcus chromogenes.
TGCGAAAGAAAAATCAAATGAAGGTGAAGTCGTAGCAGTAGGCACAGGTCGAGTTTTAGATAACGGACAACGTGTTGAACCAGAAGTTCGCGTTGGCGATCGTGTTGTGTTTCAACAATATGCAGGTACCGAAATTAAAAGAGGCGAAACAGCTTATCTCGTACTCAATGAAGACGAAATACTCGCAATTATTGAAGAATAAATAGTCGAAATAAAATTTGAGTTTGTTTAGTTTATTAATAATTTTTATGATGATGGAGGTTTATGCACTATGGCAAAACAATTAAAATTTTCTGAAGACGCACGCCAAGCAATGTTACGTGGTGTAGACCAACTTGCAAATGCTGTTAAAGTGACGATTGGTCCTAAAGGCCGTAATGTTGTTTTAGATAAAGAATTTACTGCGCCTCTTATTACAAATGATGGGGTGACAATTGCTAAAGAAATCGAACTTGAAGATCCTTATGAAAATATGGGAGCAAAACTTGTGCAAGAAGTAGCGAACAAAACAAATGAAATCGCTGGTGACGGTACAACAACAGCAACTGTCCTTGCACAAGCAATGATTCAAGAAGGTCTTAAAAACGTGACAAGCGGTGCCAATCCTGTAGGTATTCGCCAAGGGATTGACAAAGCAGTGTCAGTAGCTATTGAATCACTTCATAATATTTCTCAAAAAGTTGAAAATAAAGAAGAAATTGCACAAGTAGGTTCGATTTCAGCTGCTGACGAAGAAGTAGGACGCTTTATTTCAGAGGCAATGGAAAAAGTAGGTAACGATGGTGTGATTTCTATTGAAGAGTCAAGCGGCTTTAACACTGAATTAGACGTGGTTGAAGGTATGCAGTTTGATCGAGGTTACCAATCTCCATATATGGTGACAGATTCAGACAAAATGACGGCTGAGTTAGAAAAACCATATATTTTAATCACAGACAAAAAAATCTCTTCATTCCAAGATATTTTACCTTTATTAGAACAAATTGTTCAATCTAATCGCCCAATTCTTATTGTGGCTGACGAAGTTGATGGTGATGCTTTAACGAACCTAGTCTTAAACCGTATGCGTGGTACATTTACGGCTGTTGCTGTAAAAGCACCAGGTTTTGGTGATCGTCGTAAAGCAATGTTAGAAGATTTAGCTATTTTAACAGGCGCACAAGTCATTACCGATGACTTAGGTTTAGAATTAAAAGAAGCGACGATTGATATGTTAGGTACTGCGAACAAAGTAGAAGTGACAAAAGATAACACGACAGTCGTTGATGGTGATGGAGATCCAACGAATATTGACGCACGTGTAAATCAACTTAAAGCGCAAATCGAAGAAACAGATTCTGATTTTGATCGTGAAAAATTACAAGAACGCTTAGCAAAATTAGCAGGCGGAGTTGCAGTGATTAAAGTTGGCGCTGCTTCAGAAACTGAATTAAAAGAACGTAAACTCCGTATTGAAGATGCGCTGAACTCTACACGTGCAGCCGTAGAAGAAGGCATTGTCGCAGGCGGTGGTACAGCGCTCATGAACGTATACAAAAACGTGAGTGACATTGATGCTGAAGGTGATGAAGCTACAGGCATTAATATCGTATTAAAAGCTTTACAAGCCCCTGTACGTCAAATTGCAGAAAATGCTGGCTTAGAAGGATCTGTAATTGTTGAACGCATGAAAAATGCTGATCCTGGTGTAGGTTTTAACGCAGCGACTAATGAATGGGTGAATATGTTAGAAGCGGGTATTGTTGACCCAACGAAAGTGACACGTTCAGCTCTACAACACGCAGCAAGTGTCGCAGCGATGTTCTTAACTACAGAAGCAGTAGTCGCAAATATTCCTGAAGAAAAAGGCAATGAAGCCCCTCAAATGGGTGGCATGCCAGGCATGATGTAAAATAGCTTATAAACATTGATTTGACAGTGTTTTAAGATTCTGCATGACATAATAATGACATAAAAATATAAAAAATAAAAATGCCCCCCAATTCAGATGAACTAAAAGGACATTTAAAATAATTCTTTTGAGGCGTTTTCCATAAGTTGAGTAAACTTTTGGAAAGCGTCTTTTTGGTTTAAGTGATGAATTCAAACATTAGTGTGATTATCTCGTGAATTAAAGATATTTAAGTGAACCTGCCAGTCTCATGTGACGACAAGCGTGTATCATCACGATTTTTGTCTAAAGCTATTTGCAAAATACCGTCTTACCATTTCAATGACCATCATCCAAACGATATGTCCAAAAAACTCGGAAATATGTTCAGCAAGAGGTTGTTGAAGAGGACTAGGGACGACATGCATCACTGGCATGAGTATTAAATGAAAAGCTATCCAGATGAAAATACCAAATATTGCCCCATAACCTAGTGTAATTTTTGAATATTTAGTCGCTAGAAAAATATAAATAATGGCGATAAAAATTGAAAAACTGTAATGTACAATAAAACTCACCCAAGGGAGTGCATGTTCAGAAAATTGATAAGTGAAATGTGTGATATCAGAAGGTATGCCGAACAATTGAAGTAATTGTTGCGGAGGATTCGTTGCGTCTCTCATCGGTGTTCTTGGTGGAAACATCACCTCCCATCCTAACTTAACAATCCCAGATAAGAGTCCACCTATGATACTTGCCCAAAGCAGAGTTGTCCAATTTTGAAATACTTTTGCTTTCATTCTAATCAACCTCTTTCATTTTTAATTTTGAATCACATAAGTCCATACTCAAACGCTTTTATACAAGTAAAGTATATACCTTAATAAGATGAATAATTATAATAAATAGTTACAACTTTTTAACAAAATTAATAGAAATGTTCATATGTGAAGAAATAAATGAAAACGATTGAAAATTTTTAGTTAAGATAAACGTTCATATAGGACGCTATTCTAACACGTTTCTGTAAAGTCATCGTTTATGCTAAGATGAAGATAAAAGAAGTAAAACACGCAAAGAATCTCATAATACTTCGATGTAATATTTTCGAATCCGAGGAGGAAGTTATGGAAATTATCTTTAAAATTATTGAGTTTGTTTTCATTCAATTATCAAATTGGATAGGCGTGTTCTCCTCTTTTAAAAGAAAATGACAGCAAAAGAAGGGATGAACGATGATGAATATCAACGTATTTTGGGAGAAGTTCGTTGAAAAATATCCAGAATATCAATC
It contains:
- the groES gene encoding co-chaperone GroES; this translates as MLKPIGNRVVIEKKEREQTTKSGIVLTDSAKEKSNEGEVVAVGTGRVLDNGQRVEPEVRVGDRVVFQQYAGTEIKRGETAYLVLNEDEILAIIEE
- the groL gene encoding chaperonin GroEL (60 kDa chaperone family; promotes refolding of misfolded polypeptides especially under stressful conditions; forms two stacked rings of heptamers to form a barrel-shaped 14mer; ends can be capped by GroES; misfolded proteins enter the barrel where they are refolded when GroES binds), whose product is MAKQLKFSEDARQAMLRGVDQLANAVKVTIGPKGRNVVLDKEFTAPLITNDGVTIAKEIELEDPYENMGAKLVQEVANKTNEIAGDGTTTATVLAQAMIQEGLKNVTSGANPVGIRQGIDKAVSVAIESLHNISQKVENKEEIAQVGSISAADEEVGRFISEAMEKVGNDGVISIEESSGFNTELDVVEGMQFDRGYQSPYMVTDSDKMTAELEKPYILITDKKISSFQDILPLLEQIVQSNRPILIVADEVDGDALTNLVLNRMRGTFTAVAVKAPGFGDRRKAMLEDLAILTGAQVITDDLGLELKEATIDMLGTANKVEVTKDNTTVVDGDGDPTNIDARVNQLKAQIEETDSDFDREKLQERLAKLAGGVAVIKVGAASETELKERKLRIEDALNSTRAAVEEGIVAGGGTALMNVYKNVSDIDAEGDEATGINIVLKALQAPVRQIAENAGLEGSVIVERMKNADPGVGFNAATNEWVNMLEAGIVDPTKVTRSALQHAASVAAMFLTTEAVVANIPEEKGNEAPQMGGMPGMM
- a CDS encoding YagU family protein translates to MKAKVFQNWTTLLWASIIGGLLSGIVKLGWEVMFPPRTPMRDATNPPQQLLQLFGIPSDITHFTYQFSEHALPWVSFIVHYSFSIFIAIIYIFLATKYSKITLGYGAIFGIFIWIAFHLILMPVMHVVPSPLQQPLAEHISEFFGHIVWMMVIEMVRRYFANSFRQKS